From Mycobacterium lacus, one genomic window encodes:
- a CDS encoding PIN domain nuclease → MAVTTWLIDKSAYARLAESPDAQVWIDRIDRGMVRISTVTRLEIGYSFRTAAQARTESVSPPLALMPVEYLSPAVENRAVEVQLLLADRGQHRGPSIPDLLVAAAAEVSGLTVLAVDKDFELIAQITGQPIERLRLAT, encoded by the coding sequence GTGGCGGTAACCACGTGGCTCATCGACAAGTCTGCATACGCCCGCCTGGCAGAGTCCCCCGATGCACAGGTATGGATCGACCGTATTGACCGCGGCATGGTGCGAATCAGCACCGTGACCCGACTCGAAATTGGGTACTCGTTTCGCACCGCGGCGCAAGCACGCACCGAATCCGTCTCACCTCCGCTTGCCCTCATGCCGGTCGAATACCTAAGCCCGGCAGTCGAAAATCGCGCGGTCGAGGTGCAGCTACTGCTGGCCGATCGCGGCCAGCATCGTGGACCATCGATCCCTGACCTATTGGTCGCGGCCGCCGCCGAGGTATCCGGCCTCACAGTCCTGGCCGTGGACAAAGACTTTGAACTCATAGCACAGATCACGGGGCAACCGATCGAGCGCCTGCGCCTCGCCACGTAA
- the vapB gene encoding type II toxin-antitoxin system VapB family antitoxin has product MPDVLIRGLSEAAVARIDADAAARGLSRNEYLRRRLEADRSPSATPAHLTIEDLRRAAEAVKDLNNPQLMEAAWR; this is encoded by the coding sequence ATGCCAGATGTATTGATCAGGGGTTTGTCAGAGGCCGCAGTTGCTCGTATCGACGCCGACGCCGCGGCTCGTGGGCTTTCGCGCAACGAGTATCTACGCCGCAGACTCGAAGCCGATCGATCGCCCTCCGCAACGCCAGCCCACCTCACGATCGAAGATCTGCGCCGCGCCGCTGAAGCCGTCAAGGATCTCAACAACCCGCAGCTAATGGAGGCTGCGTGGCGGTAA